The Glycine max cultivar Williams 82 chromosome 3, Glycine_max_v4.0, whole genome shotgun sequence sequence TTGTGCACAATTGAGGGCTCTGAAGCAAGGGAAGGAGATTCATGCTTATGCTTTGAGACATTGGCTTCTGCCTAATGTGCCGATAGTGTCTTCCTTGATGGTGTTGTACTCCAAGTGTGGCATGATTGAGTATTCCTTGAGATTGTTTGATGGAATGGAACAGAAGAACGTGGTTTCATGGACTGCCATGATTGATTCGTGTGTTGAAAATGGACATTTGTGTGAAGCAACTGGTGTCATGAGGTCAATGGTATTGACAGAGCATAGACCGGATACAGTTACCGTGGCTAGGATGTTGCGTGTTTGTCAGGAGCTGAAAGTTTTAAAGCTTGGGAAGGAGGTTCATGGGCAGGTATTGAAAAGGGGGTTTGTGTCGGTCCATTATGTTGCTGCCGAACTGATTGATATGTATGGAATTTGTGGATATGTTGATAAGGCGAAGTTGGTGTTTCGTGCAATTCCTGTAAAAGGTTCAATGGCATGGAGTGCTCTTATAAGGGCCTATGGGTACAAAGAATGGTATCAAGAAGCAGTTGACCTTTTTGATAACATGATATCAAATGGTTGCTCTCCAAACCGCTTCACTTTTGAAGCTGTTCTATCTATTTGTGATAGAGCTGGATTTGTTGAAGATGCTTTTAGGATATTTGATTTGATGTCCAGATATAAAATTGATGCATCCGAGGAACACTGCACTTGCATGATTCGACTTCTTACCCGCTATGGCAAACTAGATGAGGTTCAAAGATTTGTTGAAATGAGTTCTTCCTTATAGCTGAGGGCGAGAGGCAGTAGGactttctttctcctttgaatGTTCTATAGATTATTAACATTCTTAACCTATGTTTATTGATGAGTTACCAGTAGCTGTTCAAGGTGACAGTGAGTAGAAATGTAATTTTCAGCTAGTGATCTTTAAGTTGTAAGTATAGTGTCATACTCAATAGCATAACTGTATCAAAATTGTAAAGTTGCTTG is a genomic window containing:
- the LOC100780947 gene encoding pentatricopeptide repeat-containing protein At1g71460, chloroplastic; this translates as MFCARPTNTVTHPSFKSSSEMQTSISPFLSLHPQSHSFLPSTRHTLSLSAPQSYAPPSSPPLLIHPRPPRFDYAPSYETRPNGIYLKRRKVELARQVFDEIPKRDVNAWSTMITGFARNGMLREVWEYTRLMLEEGINPNLVVMTVILDVIGKFGGRNLGREAHGFVLKMNIYYKELSIQSALIDMYWNCGDVGSGSRVLYSVMKRYGDCWIGLMSGRLEVEMRSIVRLKRFRPGAVAVASLLPICAQLRALKQGKEIHAYALRHWLLPNVPIVSSLMVLYSKCGMIEYSLRLFDGMEQKNVVSWTAMIDSCVENGHLCEATGVMRSMVLTEHRPDTVTVARMLRVCQELKVLKLGKEVHGQVLKRGFVSVHYVAAELIDMYGICGYVDKAKLVFRAIPVKGSMAWSALIRAYGYKEWYQEAVDLFDNMISNGCSPNRFTFEAVLSICDRAGFVEDAFRIFDLMSRYKIDASEEHCTCMIRLLTRYGKLDEVQRFVEMSSSL